A genome region from Passer domesticus isolate bPasDom1 chromosome 25, bPasDom1.hap1, whole genome shotgun sequence includes the following:
- the LRRN2 gene encoding leucine-rich repeat neuronal protein 2 codes for MRGLQPSCLLLCVVAASAMPTVPWRVACPPRCVCQIRPWYTPRSAYREAATVDCNDLFITSVPPELPEGTQTLLLQSNNIARLEQGELGYLRNLSELDLSQNSFSDIWDFGLRNMPQLLSLHLEENQLSELPDSSFLGLGNLQELYLNHNRLRSIAPRAFAGLGSLLRLHLNSNLLRTLDSRWFQMLPSLEILMVGGNKVDAILDMNFRPLGNLRSLVLAGMQLREISDYALEGLRSLESLSFYDNKLADVPKRALQQVPGLKFLDLNKNPLQRVKQSDFTNMLHLKELGLNNMDELVSIDQFALINLPELTKLDVTNNPKLSFIHPKAFQHLPQLETLMLNNNALSALHRQTVESLPNLQEISIHGNPLRCDCVIRWVNSTRPRVRFIEPQSTLCAEPPDLQRRHIRDVPFREMTEQCLPLISARSIPARLEAEVGDNVALHCRALAEPEPEIYWVTPAGVKLLPFGDDGKFKVHSEGTLEIRGIAAREAGLYTCVAHNLLGADTRGVRVLVNRSFPLGQAELQLLVVDVQPHHVLLAWRPCLNAVSSNLTWASSALGSRLGAARIPAGTHSFNVTRLRPDTEYRACLHVTLVASPVRVACVTTRTKEASQGMPWGQGTLVTALLLCLLLLGAAAHAGSRRESLRGAGAVRVVYPVQPRGHLLAVEVQAAPLEC; via the coding sequence ATGAGAggcctccagcccagctgcctgctgctgtgcGTGGTGGCCGCCAGCGCCATGCCCACGGTGCCCTGGCGGGTGGCGTGTCCCCCGCGCTGCGTGTGCCAGATCCGGCCCTGGTACACGCCCCGCTCCGCCTACCGCGAGGCGGCCACAGTGGACTGCAACGACCTCTTCATCACCTCGGTGCCCCCGGAGCTGCCCGAGGGCacccagaccctgctgctgcagagcaacAACAtcgccaggctggagcagggcgaGCTGGGCTACCTGCGCAACCTGTCGGAGCTGGATCTGTCGCAGAACAGCTTCTCTGACATCTGGGATTTCGGGCTCAGGAACATGCCCCAGCTGCTCAGCCTGCACCTGGAGGAGAACCAGCTCTCCGAGCTGCCCGACAGCAGCTTCCTGGGCTTGGGGAACCTTCAGGAGCTCTACCTGAACCACAACCGGCTCCGCAGCATCGCCCCCCGCGCCTTCGCCGGCCTGGGCAGCCTCCTGCGGCTCCACCTCAACTCCAACCTGCTGAGGACGCTGGACAGCCGCTGGTTCCAGatgctgcccagcctggagaTCCTCATGGTCGGGGGGAACAAGGTGGACGCCATCCTGGACATGAATTTCCGGCCCCTGGGTAACCTGCGGAGTTTGGTGCTGGCCGGGATGCAGCTGCGGGAGATCTCGGATTACGCCCTGGAAGGGCTGAGGAGCCTGGAGAGCCTGTCCTTCTACGACAACAAGCTGGCAGATGTCCCCAagagggctctgcagcaggTGCCTGGCCTGAAATTCCTGGATCTGAACAAGAACCCGCTGCAGAGGGTCAAGCAGAGCGACTTCACCAACATGCTGCACCTCAAGGAGCTGGGCCTCAACAACATGGACGAGCTGGTGTCCATCGACCAGTTCGCCCTCATCAACCTCCCCGAGCTGACCAAGCTGGACGTCACCAACAACCCCAAGCTGTCCTTCATCCACCCCAAGGCCTTCCAGCACCTTCCGCAGCTGGAGACGCTGATGCTCAACAACAACGCCCTAAGTGCCTTGCACCGGCAGACGGTGGAGTCGCTGCCCAACCTGCAGGAGATCAGCATCCACGGCAACCCGCTGCGCTGCGACTGCGTCATCCGCTGGGTCAACAGCACGCGGCCCCGCGTGCGCTTCATCGAGCCCCAGTCCACGCTCTGCGCCGAGCCCCCCGACCTCCAGCGCCGCCACATCCGCGACGTCCCCTTCCGCGAGATGACGGAGCAGTGCCTGCCGCTCATCTCGGCCCGCAGCATCCCGGCGCGCCTGGAGGCCGAGGTCGGGGACAACGTGGCCCTGCACTGCCGGGCGCTGGCGGAGCCGGAGCCGGAGATTTACTGGGTGACGCCGGCCGGGGTGAAGCTGCTGCCGTTCGGGGACGACGGGAAGTTCAAGGTGCACTCGGAGGGGACGCTGGAGATCCGCGGCATCGCGGCGCGCGAGGCCGGGCTCTACACGTGCGTGGCTCACAACCTGCTGGGCGCCGACACCCGCGGCGTCCGCGTGCTGGTCAACCGCTCCTTCCCGCTGGGCCAGGccgagctgcagctgctggtggtggaCGTCCAGCCCCACCACGTCCTGCTGGCCTGGCGGCCGTGCCTCAACGCCGTCTCCTCTAACCTCACCTGGGCCAGCTCGGCGCTGGGCTCGCGGCTGGGCGCGGCGCGGATCCCGGCGGGCACCCACAGCTTCAACGTCACCCGGCTGCGCCCCGACACCGAGTACCGGGCGTGTCTGCACGTCACCTTGGTGGCATCGCCCGTCAGGGTGGCCTGCGTGACCACCAGGACTAAAGAGGCCAGCCAAGGGATGCCGTGGGGACAGGGGACGCTGGTGACGgcgctgctgctgtgcctgctgctcctgggggcgGCGGCGCACGCCGGATCCCGGCGGGAATCGCTCCGTGGGGCCGGGGCCGTGCGCGTGGTTTATCCCGTGCAGCCCCGGGGACACCTCCTGGCCGTGGAGGTGCAGGCAGCACCCCTGGAGTGCTGA